The proteins below come from a single Thermincola ferriacetica genomic window:
- a CDS encoding RNA-guided endonuclease TnpB family protein yields MLQVTKAVRFQIIKPLNFSWDEFGRILNDLSYHTTLMCNAAVQMYWEHNVMRNRYKAEHGRYPQDKEIYGQSFRNVVYHRLREMYPLMASSNVSQTNQFALKRWQTDLREVMRLQKSVPSFRLGTPVQVANQNYSLYIAKGEPPEYCAEITLLGKDAACRRFTVLLDAGDAPKKAVFRRIVEGKYKQGVMQIIKHPRKKKWFCIVSYTITKDPAPGLDQERVMGVNLATGEAVYWAFSFSPKRGSIPAGEIEAAEKKIRAITARRREMQRTAGVTGHGRKRRLKATRVLAGKTANIRDAINHKYSRRIVRIAAANRCGKIRLADMSALGMSGALKAWPWSDLVQKIGYKAAEQGIDVEIVEKPGDRAKAWHTCSECGYSAPENVGDNTEFLACKECGARISLEYNAALNIAVLARDSIPEQQTSAS; encoded by the coding sequence ATGTTGCAGGTGACCAAAGCTGTGCGCTTTCAGATTATCAAGCCTTTAAATTTTTCGTGGGATGAGTTTGGCAGGATACTGAACGACCTGTCATATCACACAACTCTAATGTGCAACGCAGCGGTCCAGATGTACTGGGAGCACAATGTCATGCGGAACCGGTACAAAGCCGAGCACGGCAGGTACCCGCAGGACAAAGAGATATACGGCCAGAGCTTCCGGAACGTGGTATACCACCGGCTGCGGGAGATGTACCCGCTGATGGCATCTTCCAACGTCAGCCAGACAAACCAGTTTGCCTTGAAACGATGGCAGACAGACTTGCGTGAGGTCATGCGCCTGCAGAAGTCTGTACCCTCCTTCCGCCTGGGGACTCCTGTTCAGGTAGCTAACCAGAACTATAGTTTGTATATCGCGAAAGGCGAACCGCCGGAATATTGCGCGGAAATCACGCTGTTGGGAAAGGATGCCGCCTGTCGCCGGTTCACTGTTCTGCTCGATGCTGGTGACGCGCCGAAAAAGGCTGTATTCCGGCGCATCGTGGAAGGAAAGTATAAGCAGGGAGTTATGCAGATCATCAAACATCCCAGAAAAAAGAAATGGTTCTGCATAGTCTCATACACAATAACCAAAGACCCTGCTCCCGGTTTGGACCAGGAACGTGTCATGGGTGTGAACCTTGCCACCGGCGAGGCGGTATACTGGGCTTTTTCCTTTTCGCCGAAACGGGGAAGCATCCCCGCCGGCGAGATCGAGGCCGCGGAGAAAAAGATTCGGGCCATCACTGCCCGGCGCAGAGAGATGCAGCGGACTGCAGGCGTGACCGGCCACGGCAGGAAACGCAGGCTCAAGGCCACCAGGGTATTGGCCGGGAAAACTGCAAACATCCGCGATGCCATCAACCACAAATACAGCAGGCGGATAGTCCGGATCGCCGCTGCCAACCGGTGCGGCAAAATAAGGCTGGCCGACATGTCCGCGCTGGGGATGTCAGGCGCGCTTAAAGCATGGCCCTGGTCCGACCTGGTGCAGAAAATAGGGTATAAGGCCGCAGAACAGGGCATTGACGTAGAAATAGTAGAAAAGCCCGGAGACCGGGCCAAAGCGTGGCACACCTGTTCCGAGTGCGGGTATTCCGCCCCGGAAAACGTGGGAGACAACACCGAATTCCTGGCCTGCAAGGAGTGCGGGGCCAGAATAAGCCTGGAGTATAACGCCGCGCTGAACATAGCGGTATTGGCCCGGGACAGCATCCCGGAACAGCAGACATCGGCAAGCTGA